ttttttattttccttctaCAATGCCTAGCTTGTTTCTTCCTCGTAGAGCAATTCTCATTGATCGATCCCAAAGAGCATAGTTATCAGTACCTGTTAATTGAAACGAAATGAGATGAGCTCCAATCGTATCTGCTGGTCCAAGGTACAGAGGGTGATGGTGAGGTAAATCGACCAAAAAATCATCGCAGTTTGATTTTCGTCCACAGCGTCAGCAGTTATACCCGCTCCAGTGACAGATGTGTTCGCAGGAGCAGTATCTTCCATGGCTTCTTAGTTGTGCTTCGACAACAATTAGGGCGAGAATGTCTATGGCGAATTTTTCAATCACAAATCTAACCGCTCAACACACGAAGCTTCAGCTTGAATCGATGAGGACTAAAATCACTAGCCTTAAGGCTTTGATACCATGCTGAATTAGCAGATCTGAGATGAAGAACCCTAGCTAAGACAAGAGATGAAATGAAATGAGGAAGGAAGAAGAATATCGGTATCTTTTTCATTCAATGAAACAATGGGCTACAACTCTGTATTTATATAATTAGTTACTATTAGAACTAACTAACCGCCTCTAACAATCTACTAACAACTCTACTGATAAATAGACTAAAATGCCCCTGCTCTATATACAAACTAAGTGACCCCTTTCTCTACATATATCCTAGAAAACTAGGGCGCTTGACCAAACGAACTACTTACCTTGTTATGTCAAGCGGGATCACTTCAATCAATTTATACATGTTTTAGCTTCTGCATTTTAATTATTATAAGTATTTAGTAAAATTTTCCGAGACACCGCTTCGCCCAACGTAAATCCGCCCCTGGATCCAGCATATTATAAGCAGCACTCCCAGGAATTTCAAGCATACGATACCGGAGATGCTTACCGATCTGATACAATTTGCAAGGTTTAGATCGCGCAAGAACTCTAATATTGAGAGTTTGTGGTGCTGCAACATTTATCTCGAGTAAACTTACGGGAAAAGCACGAGGAAGTGCTTTCGACTATATATGATCAGGAAGAATGAGCTTTCCAAGAAATTAAATATAGTCATTAGAAGTGTACTAAGTTCTTCAGTTCCTCAAAATGGAAGCTTGTGGTTTTGCAGGTATGCTCCACTTTTGGCTTTTGCACCTCACTTGCCATTAAGAAAGATATCATGATTTATGTTTGAGAGTGCTAAATGTGCTCCATATAATATACAAGGGATCATTTTAagggcccgtttggccatagattaaaaaaaaatcacttttttcgttaaattttaattttttcaaaatcAATGTTTGgctatgaaaattttaaatttcacttgAAGTTGAATTTCGGAATtcttcgaaaatttaaaaaactctaaaaaattatttttcaaaatttactTCAAGTCACtcagaaaaattcaaaaacagctCCAAGTTGTATTCATGtctcaaacacaactctaattttcaaataccattttcacttgatttttacttttttcaaaatttcacaattcttatgtccaaacgcccaatAAGTCTACCCTCAATGTTAATGGACTATGTTGGATCTTTTCTCTTCTATTTACATCAGCACCTACTAATAAAGATATAACTGCACAAAAAAGCTCAAAATTATACTTTATCTTTGGCCTCCTCACGTGCCTGTGCCTGTCACATAATTTTTAATTTGTTCCCTCCAAACGAATAGCTACTATGTCTGATGTCTCTCTGTCTTCGATCATTTTTGCGAAGAGAGTAATGCCAAGCAACTCATCTGTAAGGAAACAATTAGAAGAAttctgaaaataaagaaagtctaAGAGCTGAGAAACTATCTGTTTAATTTATATTCTTGCTTacccaaaagaaagaaagataacAGGTGCAGTGCTCAATCTTTTATTGAAGAACCTATTGCAAACAATAAGTAAAAATGTGAAGCTAATTGCTGGTGCAAAGGGACAGCTTGAACATCTggtgaaaaaaaattaaaaacctcAATGCTTTCCTAGCTATAGAGGATGCTGTGAAAACTCAAAGCAACAACACTGGAAAAAGTTTGTCAGAAAAACTCGTATTAATATGCAGTCAAACCTCTTTATAATAGTCTCGTTTGTTCAATATATTTTTAGTTGTTATAACGTAGTGCTATtatagaacatatattataacattaacatagaaattgattcaacttgacttttatagtgaatggttgttataTGACGATGTTGTTATATAAATGTCTGACTGTAGTATACAAAGTTGAGGATATCTATCAATCTTGATAAGCTCTTCTGCACGTAgagaaaaatataattaaaagaaGGTTGATTATTGCAGCCGTCAAAGAGCTCGAAAATCAGGTGAGAACCGTCATTGAAAGGTGAAGAAAACTTCGTGAGGAAAACCTCGGCAATATCTCGGATGTTCCAAAAGCCAATTTggttttcaaaaaactcagctaCTCTTGGTATTACTCTCTTTGCAAAAAACGATGTAAGACAGAGAGACTGATAGCTAATCGTTTGTACGGAATAAATCCGTTAAAAAAGCTGTGTGTAGGGTTATGACTAAAATTGCACTATTTTGTTGAAGCAAATGGACTATTGGTGCTCCATGGGAAAGAATATGTATGATTTTAGGTTTTTTCTCCGCTTCTCAACAAGCTGCAGTTTGCCCTTTGGTAACCTTCCAAGAAAGCAGAGAAGTTCCTTTCTGGGAACTTAAAAGAATAATATATAATAAGGTTTGTCAATCCCACATCGatagaaaatggaaaacaaagagtTGAAAGGCAGTACAAAAATGAAGCCCATGAACAAAGTAAAGCATACCTTTCTCGGCCTTTTGGCTAAGATCAAGTGTAGTATCTGTTCTTATCAGTTTAATATCTGATATGTGGGCCATCGGCTCACACGATATTAACTTAATTTTTTAAGGGGAAAGGTCCATCAAGGTAGCTTGCTATCTGGATCTTTGCGCGTCGCCCTGGTCTTGCACTATTGCTTGGGCCTGGCGCACCCTACCAAATCAAGTGCTAATGTTTTCTGTTCGAGTTGTGCAAATGTCAGGCTATATATTCCATTTACGTCAGCATCTAGTAATAAAAAGTTAGTAGAAGTTTACAACGAGCTCTGCAATTTGCTCTATTTAGTCCTTCTAGAACAGAGTGCTCATTACATTTAGCTTGCTCTTGGTTGAACAAGAGATTCATTTTCAGTTAATACAGAGAAAGATAGAGATGCAACAGGTGATTTTCAGTGCTCATTACTTCAACTAAATCTATCGTCCTAAACCAGCGGAATAAAAAAGGAAGAAAGCTTTGAAAAAATCTGTTTTTCTGCTGTCAAAGTTTATTAATAATCTCAAAGAATTCGATAATTCTATTTCTACAATGTTGCACATTGCTGAAAACATTCTCATGACATGTCGTTGGAAGGCTTGTGTCGCTAGTAAATCTCCTTTCCTATAAGACTAAGACCAAGATGTTCCGGATAATACACTTTGAGCCATTAGAAAACGCGTGCACGGACATAATTATGGGTTGagaagtttctatatcatgtgccGGGTCCGTGCACGCGTTTATAATGCTGGATACTCAGACAACAACTTGCCATGTAAACGAGGAATACATGATAACTGTGCTATGTATCTGCATTATCATCTTGAGCACTTTCAGAAATGTTTCTTCGTAGGGGCATATACCGGTACTTCTTTTCACTGAAAAGGCTATAAGCTGTTAGTATTCGTTTAAATCCAGCTCTTCCCAGTTATCTTATTCACTCTTTTTTCTTGCATCTGCCTCCGAATCTCAAGAGCATCGGCCCACCGGCCTACTGCTCTGTACACATTTGCTAGAAGAACATAACTCAAATGATAATCAGGTTTTAGTTCCATCATTTTCTTTGCAATACGCTCCGCAACAGTAGGATTTGTACTGCTAGTACAAGCGCCAAGTAGGGTAGCCCAAAGGGAAGAATCGTTTCTGCATTCTGCACCTAGAATCAAGCTTTCAGCTTCTTCTATCTCTCCAACCCGACCAAGAAGATCGACCATGCAACTATAATGCTCAATATGAGGTTTGATACCATACTCATTAATCATTGAGAGAAAATACTTTCGCCCTTCATCAACCATACCACTGTGACTACAAGCAAAAAGAACTGCGATAAAGCTGATGTAATCCGGTTTGACCTCTTCACTAATCATCTCCTCGAATACTGCAATGGCTTCCGTGCCTTTCCCATTCTGAGCAAATCCAGATATCATTGAGTTCCAGGTAACGGAATTCGTAACCTTCATTTGGCGAAAAATAACATAGGCGTAACTATCAAAGCCACATTTTGCATATAGATCAACTAGAGCTGATTCCACAATAACATCACTCCAGCCACCTCTCCTTATATACTGGCAGTGAACTTCCTTCCCCGACTTCAAAGCTGCCAACCCGGCACAGGCACGAAGAACAGTCCCAAAGCTATAAAGATCAACTTTCCCCATCATCCTAAAAAGCTCGATAACAGCGTCAAAGTCACCCTTTTGACAGTATCCGCCCATCAACGCACACCACGACACAAAATTCGTCTTAGCCATTCGGTCAAAAACACGCTGAGAATCACTAACCAGCCCACATTTCGCATACATATCCACTAAACTACTATCCACAACAACATTCCCACAAAGTCCACTTGTTACAATCTTAGCATGAACTTCTCTACCTTGCCTCGGCCTACCCGAATTACCCAGTGCAGTCAGCACACTTCCAAACGTAAACAAATCGGGCAACAACCCATTCTTCCTATGCATTAAATAAAACAACCTCAAAGCCTCCTCATGCAATTCACACCTCGTGAGACCCGAAATAACCGAAGTCCAACAAACAGCATCTGGTTCAGGCAATTCATCAAACACCTTAACTGCATCACCTGATTCACAATTCTTTCCATACATATCAATCAACGCGCTCACAATCACATTATTCTCATTAAATCCACGGATAATCACAACACCATGAAACCCACGGCTCACagcactcatgctaagcagcctaAATCAAGGATACAAGATGTGACTaagctccgcttctgcgcccatacGCCGCATTTGCACGCACGTGCGGAaataccttcgcacctgcgaccactgcacaCCCCTttccaggccgcttctgcgcttccctgttcgcttctgcgagctctcaCCTAGGATAAAAACTTCGCaagtgcgatcgcaccagacccGATGCACTTCACTAGCCTTTTAATtccaaacttgatccgttaaccatctgaactccacccgaggcccccggaacctcaaccaaacatactaacaagtcctaaaacacgatacgaacttagtcgaggtctcaaatcacatcaaacaacattaaaaacacgaatcgcaccttaATTCAcgtttaatgaaaactaaaaaatttcaacttctacaatcgatgccgaaacctatcaaatcaagtccgattgaccccaaattttgcacacaagtcataattgacaccaCGGACTTACTAAAACTTCCGGAATCAAAGTTCGagtccggtaaccacaaagtcaactcttggtcaaacttctcaacttctaaaacttcaaatttctaactttcgtcatttcaagcctaaatcaactacggacctccaaatcactacccgaacacgctcctaagttcgaCATCCATACTATGATTTGACATCACATATACCAACTAATTATCTCTAGTTTTTCATTAATAGACCCATAAGCGCAACTCGAACAGAAAACATTAATACTCCCactgtcccaatttatgtggtttcaaaagtcaaactttttaattttgaTTGTAAATTCAgacataaaatttatatatttgaaaaccacGAAGTACTATAagtcatactaagtaacaatttaaaatatcaaaaaagCATATGAAATATTCACGGTCAAAGGAAAACTCATTTGACTCTTGAAATCGAAACTCCGCCACATAAATATGGACGGAGAATATAACGACTCTAGTATTTCTAATTCCCGGATTGATTAAGACTGAAAAATATACTAACAACAAACTGGAAATATACTAAAAACATAGGAATTGCATCATCTTCATAAATGACACAGTAGTACTTAAGATAAAAGAGTTTACAGTGGttcattttcagaaatcatgcTTCTGATATGAATCTACGAGGCTGGTCCACTTTTCAACAAGCTGCACTTTGCCCTTTGATATCCTTTAAAGAAAGCAAAGGAGTTCCTTTCTGGGAACTAAGAAGAATAATATAATATGGTTTGTCAATCCCACATCGATAGAAAATGAAAAACAGAGAGTTGAGAGGCATTAGAGAATACGAGACTCAAGCGGTAAGTAAAGCATACCTTTCTCGGCCTTTTGGCTAAGATCAAGTGTAGTATCTGTTCTTATCAGTTTAATATCTGATATGTGAGTCATCGGCTCACACGATATTAACTCAATTTTTTAAGGGGAAGGCTCGTCAAGGTAGCTTGCTACCTGGGCCTTTGCGTGTCGCCCTGGTCTTGCACTATTGCCTGGGCCTGGCGCACCCACCAAATCAAGTTTTAGTGTTTTGGTGTTGGTTCTGGGCTTATTGTTTGATAATATATCTATCAGAACTACTTCTGTCCCAATTCGGATGGGAAATCTATATTGTCAatgtatattaatttattttcttcttagtctattttaaaaaaatattttttttatatttaaaaataatttacttttatgtaATAATTAAAGCAGCACAAAATATCTTAATTTTACATGTGTTAACACATATAAGAATTAAACTCACCCTTGAAGGTTATGTTTGTAGGTAGCTTTGTATACTATAGCAGGGGCAGAGCTACTAAAAGTTAAGGGGATTCAAAATTTATGTTAGGTTGACATTCTAGTATTTCTTTTAATCATCTTTTGTAAATACAATAAAAACTTTGTTCTATCAACCTTCGTTTTAATTTGATTACTTGGCCTAATAGTTTGTTAAGCTCGTCATGTTAAATAAATCTCTGAACTTTATATATACCGTCATTAGTGTTCTTACCTTTGACACCTTTTTCTCTTCTCTTTGCGTACTTGAGAAATTCGAACATGTAAATCGGGAGTTTATGAAATTCCAAAGGTTTATATTTCTTTGGAAGGATGGAATTATGATTATGAAATTGAAATCTAGGGAAAGACGGCAAATATATGGATGAGCACCCTCTTCCTGTTATTGTGTAATGTTGTGGAATAAGCACGATTAATCAAATGAAGTAAAATGCTTCGATAAGACCCCATGCTCTGAGCCGCAAAATATTCTTGACTAACTCATAGTTACACGGTTTCAACCCCCATTTTTTtgagaaatgtatatttttagccgctcccaaaaataataggcgacgatttttttttttttttggtatatatatatatatatatatatataatatactttttGGTTAGCAAAATACAATTAAATTCGGCTGACCGACTAATTTTGTATTTTTGCCTTTTCTTTTATGGGGTAAGTTATTTAGGAAAGAGATAGGATGGTTTACACTACAAAGAAATCAAACGAGTTCCTTTCTTGGAACTAATAAGAGTCATAGTAGGAGTAGTATAGTAAGGCATATCGACATAAATTGGAAAACAGAGAGTTGAGACTTGAGAGGCATTATAAAAGAATAGGCCCATATGTCAAGTAAAACATACCTTTCTCGGCCTTTTGGCTAAGATCAAGTGTAGTATCTGTACTTATCAGTTTAATATCTGATATGTGGGTCATTGGTCCATACGATATTAATTCAATTTTTTAAGGGGGAAGGCCCTTCAGGGTAACTTGCTATCCGGGCCTTTGCACGTTGTTTTGGTGTTGCACTATGGCCAATGCCTGGCGCACTCCACCAAATcaagtttaaatattttttgttcGTGTTGGGCTTATGACAGTTCTTCAAACATAATATTAGTAGTTCAGAAGGATTGTGATTGTGTAATGCACATAAAAGAAGGGCAATCCACGTATGCTATGACTTATTGTGTAGAAGGAACAAACATTTAAAATGAAAGTAAGGAAATGTTTATTGATCTTTAATTATCTCTGAATCTCTAATCTATTAGTATTTTCTTTCTTGAAGAAAGGGAAAGACCCTAAAAGGATTAAATCTCATTCATATGTCTTTATCATTTTCTTGCAAGTTTTGTACTTTTATAAATTGAGGCTTCCTTGTCacccaacaacaaaaataatatccACAATGCACTGTAGTCTTTTAGAGAATTTTGTTTAAGGAAGGCTATTCtctcataatttttatttttctcttttttatatTAGTAAAAAAATCACATGTAGATCGATTGaccaaataattataaattattatgtctaatttaatatatttttcttttgttatctgATTTATTGTTAGCTTATGCAACCACCATGTTATTTTTCGATCCCAATATCCATATCATGGAAAAATCCTGTTATGAGCTAATCAAATAATCTCGAGCTCAATGATTAAAGCATCTCATAGCAGAGCTGTAGATGTGCTGCCAAGATGAAAATGATAGTGGATGTTGGGACAATTCCATTTCTTCATTCTCATGTGTAAGTGAGCAAAGGAATCTTTATACAATAAATATCAGGAGCAAAATGCTTTAAGCTGTGGAAATCCTCTATCCTGCAAAACCGAGGCCTCCCCCCAACCACATCGATAGACACTGATAAACAGAAAGTTGAGAGGCACTATAAAAGAAGAGGCCCATGCACAAATTAAAGCATACCTTTCTCGGCCTTTTGGCTAAGATCAAGTGTAGTATTTGTTCTTATCAGTTTAATATCTGATATGTGAGCCACGATATTAACTCAATTTTTGAAGGGAAAGGCTCGTCAAGGTAGCTTGCATCTTGGGCCTTTGCGCGTTGCCTTGGTCTTGCACTATTGCTTGGGCCTGGCGCACCCCACCAAATCAAGTTTAAATGTTCTATGTTTGTCAAGACATGTTCCAAGCTATTTTGGTGGAATTTACCTGCCGTTGAGGCAAATGTTCACATATATGGTACAAATTGTTGCAAAACAGCGAAGACGCATGCTGTGGCTTTTTGTTAGAGCTGTAAATGTGCAGCATGTCTTCATTCTGATGTTTAAGTGATCAAAGGAATCATTACACAATTTAATATCAGGAACGAACGAAATGGTTCTCTCTGATGTGTAAGTGGAGAACATTTGGTATTCTGAAACAGAAAACCGGTTTTTACGGCGGCTTGGTCAAATTCACAGTTACAACACATTTTACAAGGTTTATCTGGGATTTACAAAGGATCCAGCCAGTGCCGTACGCAGGACTTTTCACAAGCGATGTCAATCTCTatattaaagaaagaaaaaaagtataACTCAAATTATATGAATAAAGCACAACTTAATCATATTACAACTCGTCttcaaaaaaaatttactttttgaAATGTATTCAAAATAACCCCCACTAGAAATATACTAAATGTACTTTCTGTTCTATAAAAGGCACCAAACAATCACTCAAAAACTCATAATTAATCTGCGAAATCGTTCTTAATCGGTATCATCGTCAAGGAGAAAATGaagggaaaaaataaaaataaacagacCAACTTATGGAAGCAGCAACATCCTTTAGAACTCGAAGCTTTTAAATAATTAGAACTCGCAGCAACATCCTTTCGAACCCATGATATATCCTAGAAAACTAGGGCGCTTGACCAAACGAACTACTTACCTTGTTATGTCAAGCGGGATCACTTCAATCAATTTATACATGTTTTAGCTTCTGCATTTTAATTATTATAAGTATTTAGTAAAATTTTCCGAGACACCGCTTCGCCCAACGTAAATCCGCCCCTGGATCCAGCATATTATAAGCAGCACTCCCAGGAATTTCAAGCATACGATACCGGAGATGCTTACCGATCTGATACAATTTGCAAGGTTTAGATCGCGCAAGAACTCTAATATTGAGAGTTTGTGGTGCTGCAACATTTATCTCGAGTAAACTTACGGGAAAAGCACGAGGAAGTGCTTTCGACTATATATGATCAGGAAGAATGAGCTTTCCAAGAAATTAAATATAGTCATTAGAAGTGTACTAAGTTCTTCAGTTCCTCAAAATGGAAGCTTGTGGTTTTGCAGGTATGCTCCACTTTTGGCTTTTGCACCTCACTTGCCGTTAAGAAAGATATCATGATTTATGTTTGAGAGTGCTAAATGTGCTCCATATAATATACAAGGGATCATTTTAagggcccgtttggccatagattaaaaaaaaatcacttttttcgttaaattttaattttttcaaaatcAATGTTTGgctatgaaaattttaaatttcacttgAAGTTGAATTTCGGAATtcttcgaaaatttaaaaaactctaaaaaattatttttcaaaatttactTCAAGTCACtcagaaaaattcaaaaacagctCCAAGTTGTATTCATGtctcaaacacaactctaattttcaaataccattttcacttgatttttacttttttcaaaatttcacaattcttatgtccaaacgcccaatAAGTCTACCCTCAATGTTAATGGACTATGTTGGATCTTTTCTCTTCTATTTACATCAGCACCTACTAATAAAGATATAACTGCACAAAAAAGCTCAAAATTATACTTTATCTTTGGCCTCCTCACGTGCCTGTGCCTGTCACATAATTTTTAATTTGTTCCCTCCAAACGAATAGCTACTATGTCTGATGTCTCTCTGTCTTCGATCATTTTTGCGAAGAGAGTAATGCCAAGCAACTCATCTGTAAGGAAACAATTAGAAGAAttctgaaaataaagaaagtctaAGAGCTGAGAAACTATCTGTTTAATTTATATTCTTGCTTacccaaaagaaagaaagataacAGGTGCAGTGCTCAATCTTTTATTGAAGAACCTATTGCAAACAATAAG
The DNA window shown above is from Nicotiana tomentosiformis chromosome 8, ASM39032v3, whole genome shotgun sequence and carries:
- the LOC138896775 gene encoding pentatricopeptide repeat-containing protein At1g03540-like, coding for MSAVSRGFHGVVIIRGFNENNVIVSALIDMYGKNCESGDAVKVFDELPEPDAVCWTSVISGLTRCELHEEALRLFYLMHRKNGLLPDLFTFGSVLTALGNSGRPRQGREVHAKIVTSGLCGNVVVDSSLVDMYAKCGLVSDSQRVFDRMAKTNFVSWCALMGGYCQKGDFDAVIELFRMMGKVDLYSFGTVLRACAGLAALKSGKEVHCQYIRRGGWSDVIVESALVDLYAKCGFDSYAYVIFRQMKVTNSVTWNSMISGFAQNGKGTEAIAVFEEMISEEVKPDYISFIAVLFACSHSGMVDEGRKYFLSMINEYGIKPHIEHYSCMVDLLGRVGEIEEAESLILGAECRNDSSLWATLLGACTSSTNPTVAERIAKKMMELKPDYHLSYVLLANVYRAVGRWADALEIRRQMQEKRVNKITGKSWI